Below is a genomic region from Pseudomonadota bacterium.
GCAGTCGAACAGATGAGCGCGTCAGGCCTAGGCAGCGGAATGATAGGAACTAGTTGTCAACAGGCAATGTATCGTCGCCCGGGCCGGGCGGTGATTGGGCGGTGTGAAAGTGGTCGGCGGCAGTTTGCTGCGCTCAGATATGCAACTAGGATCCGGCCGCCTTGACCACGGCACCCGCGGTCATCCTCCCGGCGGGCGAGCGTACTCCCTGTCGCGGACGGATCGGAGGGTTCCCCCGCCTCGCCGCCGCGAGCGACTGGGTTGCCGCAACCTTGGCAGCATGTGCCTCCATGGCCGCGGAAACGGCACCTCCCGGTTTGTGTGTAAGGCCTACCCAATCACAGCTTTTGACTCCAGACTGTCTGCCTCTTGCTCGGCCTTTTCTTTCGTATAGCCATACTTGGCCTGCAGCCGCCCGACGAGTTCCTCCCGCTTCCCTTCGATGACGTCGAGCTCATCATCGGTTAAGTTACCCCACGTTTGCTGGGCCTTGCCCTTCAGCTGCTTCCAATTACCCTTGACTTGATTGTCTGTCCCCCTGTTCAAAAATGTTGGTTTCTGATGGCGCCCCGCCCAACCGGCACACCCCAAATTTAACGTCAAGCTGTGTGCCAGGGCCGGCGTTATGGATAAATGTCCTTGCAATTTGATGACATAGCCCAGTCACTACAGCGCTTGCCAGACTTGCTAGATAGGGCTAATCAGTAAACAATGCCGATCGGCATGTAGATTGTGCTACGATACTCTGCCTTCACGTTGGGGGTGGGCGGGCGCCGGGGTCGGGAAGGTTGCTAATGGGTCGGTAAACGTACATAAATCGCTCATACCCCGCCGCTTGCGGCGGGTTCTGTTAGCAAGCATTCAGGTTTCTGAAGGGGAGTAGCGCAGATGCGGGGTGCATTGCGCCGCAGCACAAATATGCGGTGACTGGCGACTCGCGTCCCGTTCAGCTTGCCTAGCAGCCTGTCGGCCTTAGCCATGAAGTCGAAGCGGTTGTGCTTATTTATAAATGAACGGCGCTCCACCACGCGGCTCCTGCAGATTCTACCGATGTCATGAGCGATGTCGGTATCTCTTACAACCATTGATCTCGGCGGTACGAGCAACCGGATGATTATCCTATTTTGTTTCGGCATGGCGCTTGAGCAAGGCCAGGATGGAGCAGATCGAGGCGAGACGCGACTAGCTAATGTCGCGTCCGCCGTAGCATCGATGGTTGATCCTGCCCGTGCGAGAGGCCGCCCTTGCCGGCGGGCGCCGGCTCCCCCGGAACCCCGCCGGGCATGCTCGCACCGGCTTACGCGCGTAGTGTGTGTATCTACTTGAAAGCTTGAGGATTC
It encodes:
- a CDS encoding CsbD family protein, with the protein product MNRGTDNQVKGNWKQLKGKAQQTWGNLTDDELDVIEGKREELVGRLQAKYGYTKEKAEQEADSLESKAVIG